The following proteins come from a genomic window of Salvia hispanica cultivar TCC Black 2014 chromosome 4, UniMelb_Shisp_WGS_1.0, whole genome shotgun sequence:
- the LOC125222874 gene encoding uncharacterized protein LOC125222874 produces the protein MHQLNDGSSKTRTHKIGAIFSTACGIVRSPNMPFGFGIAAADDESKTQQITNHVVLPCQRRHPIAVASAILTSKWKISLKKVKLRLKRTKTATSTEAVELCKKRILMGDKCRTLNLSGVLHYDKHGILLPED, from the coding sequence ATGCATCAACTAAATGATGGAAGCAGCAAGACTCGAACTCACAAAATTGGTGCCATCTTCTCCACTGCCTGTGGCATCGTCAGATCACCAAACATGCCTTTTGGGTTCGGCATTGCTGCTGCCGATGACGAGAGCAAGACTCAACAAATCACAAACCATGTTGTGCTGCCATGCCAACGACGACATCCCATTGCGGTTGCCTCTGCCATCCTCACTAGCAAGTGGAAGATCAGCTTAAAGAAGGTCAAGCTTAGGCTCAAAAGAACAAAGACGGCAACCAGCACCGAGGCTGTGGAGCTCTGCAAGAAGAGGATACTCATGGGAGACAAGTGCAGAACCTTGAATCTATCAGGTGTTCTTCATTATGATAAGCATGGAATACTCCTACCTGAAGATTGA
- the LOC125224239 gene encoding probable protein phosphatase 2C 5, with product MRHKQQLVPLGTLIGRELRNDKLENPAVKYGQAALAKKGEDYFLIKLDCQRVPGDTSTSFSVFAIFDGHNGISAAIFTKENLLNNVLCAIPPALGREEWLQALPRALVAGFVKTDIEFQQRGETSGTTVTFVVIDGWTVTVASVGDSRCILDTQGGVVSLLTVDHRLEENVEERERITASGAAVARLNIFGGNEVGPLRCWPGGLCLSRSIGDTDVGEFIIPIPHVKQVKLSNAGGRLIIASDGIWDALSSDIAAQSCRGLPAELAAKLVVKEALRSRGLKDDTTCLVVDIIPFDPPVLALPPKKKQNLLYSLIFGKKFQNSSKGANKLSAVGVVEELFEEGSAMLAERLGKDFPLESNTGLFRCAICQVDQLPSEGLSVNSGPFFSPGSKPWEGPFLCVSCRRKKDAMEGKRPTSPAVTA from the exons ATGAGGCACAAACAACAGCTGGTGCCACTTGGGACTTTGATTGGTCGCGAGTTGAGAAATGATAAGTTGGAGAATCCAGCAGTGAAGTATGGTCAGGCTGCTCTGGCTAAGAAAGGAGAGGACTATTTTCTCATTAAGCTTGATTGCCAAAGAGTTCCGGGGGATACATCCACTTCTTTTTCAGTATTTGCA ATTTTTGATGGGCATAATGGAATATCAGCTGCTATTTTCACCAAAGAGAATTTACTGAACAATGTATTATGCGCTATTCCCCCAGCACTTGGGAGGGAAGAGTGGCTTCAAGCCCTTCCCAGGGCATTAGTTGCGGGCTTTGTGAAAACTGACATAGAGTTTCAGCAGCGAG GTGAGACATCTGGAACTACTGTGACATTTGTCGTTATTGATGGTTGGACTGTGACTGTTGCATCTGTTGGAGATTCTCGGTGCATATTGGACACCCAAGGAGGGGTCGTATCTCTTTTGACGGTTGACCATCGACTAGAAGAGAATGTTGAGGAACGGGAGCGTATAACTGCAAGTGGGGCTGCTGTAGCAAGGCTCAATATTTTTGGAGGAAATGAG GTTGGTCCATTACGTTGCTGGCCTGGCGGATTATGTCTTTCAAGGTCAATTGGTGATACAGACGTTGGGGAGTTTATCATCCCAATTCCTCATGTTAAGCAAGTCAAG CTTTCAAATGCTGGAGGGAGACTTATAATTGCCTCTGATGGAATATGGGATGCTTTGTCTTCTGATATTGCTGCTCAGTCTTGCCGGGGTTTACCGGCAGAGCTTGCTGCAAAGTTGGTTGTTAAg gaagcCCTCAGGTCAAGAGGTTTGAAGGATGATACAACCTGCTTGGTTGTTGATATTATTCCTTTCGACCCCCCTGTCTTGGCCCTACCGCCtaaaaagaagcaaaatttGCTTTATTCACTTATATTTgggaaaaaatttcaaaattctagTAAAGGAGCTAATAAGCTATCTGCAGTTGGAGTTGTTGAGGAATTATTTGAGGAGGGTTCTGCAATGCTTGCTGAGAG GCTGGGCAAGGACTTTCCTCTGGAGTCGAATACTGGGCTCTTTAGATGTGCAATCTGCCAGGTTGATCAGCTCCCCAGTGAGGGCTTATCCGTTAATTCAGGCCCATTTTTCTCACCTGGATCCAAGCCTTGGGAAGGTCCCTTTCTCTGTGTAAGTTGCCGCAGGAAGAAAGATGCCATGGAAGGGAAGAGGCCTACATCGCCTGCAGTGACTGCATAA
- the LOC125219569 gene encoding single-stranded DNA-binding protein, mitochondrial-like, with the protein MWVHTKFRNLPNFSTAAYLQRSSKVFFSTDSFNSAPEIEDADFLSKRPELQLQGVDPRKGWNFRGVHRAIICGKVGQAPIQKILRNGRTVTTFTVGTGVHNPMLAAYAVQQVVKKFFSLR; encoded by the exons ATGTGGGTGCATACTAAATTCCGCAATCTTCCTAATTTCTCCACCG CGGCGTATCTGCAGAGGAGCTCGAAGGTTTTCTTCTCGACTGATTCATTCAACTCGGCCCCGGAAATTGAGGATGCCGATTTCCTTTCAAAGAGGCCGGAGTTACAGCTCCAGGGCGTTGATCCCAGGAAAGGCTGGAATTTCCGCGGCGTGCACCGT GCTATTATATGCGGAAAAGTTGGTCAAGCCCCCATCCAGAAGATCTTGAGGAATGGTAGAACTGTAACCACGTTCACTGTAGGAACTGGAG TTCATAACCCTATGCTTGCAGCCTATGCAGTGCAACAAGTtgtgaaaaaa TTCTTCAGTTTACGTTGA
- the LOC125218727 gene encoding kinesin-like protein KIN-14I, whose protein sequence is MADGMLAEEDALGKSPNDMDLASRKAEEASLRRYDAAGWLRKMVGVLTARDLSGQPSEEDFRLALRSGIILCNALNMIQPGAVPKVAEAPSGSVIVPDGAVSAFQYFENVRNFLNSAEEIGIPVFEASDLEQGGKSSRIVNCVLALKSYCEWKEGGGKGVWKFTGTWKPHSASKKFVRKSSGQHANPLSRTSSIVEQNSQDFNEMGTPDDLHLFVRGLLSGKKQEDVPLIVGSILSKVMEQFEQQLARQNEQAGASSICVDVPSSDQHQVVEIGTSSSDTDVPSSYAPSEASNNTKDKSWSRNDLHDGNPKRLGSRCHDLVEYYQRSVQELKSTLHSTKEDLHFLHMKYQEEIQYLGKHLNGLAGAASRYQKVLEENRKLYNQVQDLKGNIRVYCRIRPFLPGQLPGLSTVEALDGQTISIITPAKNGKGKKLFTFNKVFGPSASQEGVFSDTQPLIRSVLDGYNVCIFAYGQTGAGKTYTMTGPKELTPESLGVNYRALSDLFAISKQRKDSMSYDVSVQMIEIYNEQVRDLLVSDGVNEKLEIHNSSQNGINLPNANIVPVSSISDVIELMNIGLKNRSVGSTPMNDRSSRSHSCVTVQVQGRNLTSGSITHGSMHLVDLAGSERADKTGAVGDRLMEAQHINHSLSALGDVIASLAQKQSHVPYRNSKLTQLLKDSLGDQSKTLMFIHISPEPDALGETFSTLKFAERVSTVELGAARANKDSPDVRELKEQIANLKAALFRKESGSMNGSVTSSPAPSWKSIGDVSKGEGQTESLAGSRMQSFDGVDFMASPISVVSTEDERSVSGDWIDKVMVKSHLGEDGGHSPDIVYQISRRDTSKVYPEQSLSKIATLRRDNSSGRIQFEGAEASDELEYTEIEASDESGYQCQTNGAKQKGGGGGTKAKKPTPNQRQMKSPEIRSLIPQPPTRKVGNGSHSPLNKNGKKPATVDGRRKPTSTGGK, encoded by the exons ATGGCGGATGGAATGTTGGCAGAGGAGGACGCGCTAGGCAAGAGTCCGAACGACATGGATTTGGCCTCAAGAAAAGCAGAAGAAGCTT CATTGAGAAGATATGATGCTGCCGGATGGTTGAGGAAGATGGTAGGTGTGCTTACAGCAAGGGATTTGTCTGGTCAGCCCTCCGAGGAAGATTTTCGACTTGCTTTGCGAAGTGGTATTATACTTTGCAATGCATTAAACATGATTCAGCCAGGCGCCGTGCCTAAA GTAGCCGAGGCACCTTCAGGTAGTGTGATTGTTCCGGATGGGGCTGTTTCGGCCTTTCAATATTTCGAGAATGTTAGGAACTTTCTTAATTCTGCAGAGGAAATAGGGATCCCAGTGTTTGAAGCTTCTGATCTGGAACAG GGAGGGAAGAGTTCTAGAATTGTGAATTGTGTGTTGGCCCTCAAGTCTTACTGTGAATGGAAGGAAGGAGGTGGCAAAGGAGTGTGGAAATTTACTGGAACTTGGAAGCCTCATTCGGCATCCAAGAAATTTGTCAGAAAGAGTTCTGGTCAACATGCGAATCCACTCTCGAGGACCTCATCCATTGTTGAGCAGAACAGTCAGGACTTTAATGAAATG GGTACACCTGATGACTTGCACTTATTTGTGCGCGGGCTTCTTTCTGGTAAGAAGCAAGAAGATGTCCCTCTG ATTGTTGGGAGTATACTAAGCAAAGTTATGGAACAATTTGAACAGCAGTTAGCAAGGCAAAATGAGCAG GCTGGAGCAAGTTCGATATGTGTGGATGTCCCAAGTTCTGACCAGCATCAAGTTGTCGAG ATTGGAACAAGTTCAAGCGACACGGATGTTCCAAGTTCCTACGCGCCTTCTGAG GCCTCAAACAATACGAAAGATAAGAGTTGGTCCAGGAATGATTTGCATGATGGCAATCCAAAACGACTTGGTTCCAGGTGTCATGACTTGGTTGAATACTATCAAAGAAGCGTACAG GAACTCAAAAGTACACTTCACTCGACAAAGGAAGACCTGCATTTTCTACACATGAAGTATCAAGAAGAAATCCAATATTTAG GTAAACACTTGAATGGTCTTGCTGGTGCGGCTTCTCGATACCAGAAGGTTCTTGAGGAGAATCGCAAACTATATAATCAAGTGCAGGACCTCAAAG GGAATATAAGGGTATATTGCCGAATACGACCTTTTTTGCCGGGGCAGCTACCTGGTTTGAGCACTGTGGAAGCTCTGGATGGGCAGACTATCTCAATAATCACTCCTGCAAAAAATGGCAAGGGAAAAAAGTTGTTCACTTTCAACAAAGTTTTTGGTCCATCTGCCAGCCAAG AAGGAGTATTTTCAGATACACAGCCGCTGATTCGTTCTGTGCTTGACGGGTATAATGTTTGCATATTTGCTTATGGCCAAACTGGTGCAGGAAAAACATATACTATG ACTGGCCCTAAGGAACTTACACCCGAAAGCTTAGGTGTAAATTACCGAGCTCTGAGTGATTTATTTGCCATCTCTAAGCAGAGAAAAGACAGCATGTCGTATGATGTCTCTGTCCAGATGATAGAAATCTACAACGAGCAAGTTAGAGACCTCCTCGTCTCTGATGGTGTCAATGAAAA ATTAGAAATCCACAACAGCTCCCAGAACGGTATCAACCTACCAAATGCAAATATTGTGCCTGTTTCATCGATATCTGATGTCATCGAGCTGATGAACATTGGGCTTAAAAATCGTTCAGTTGGTTCCACTCCAATGAATGACCGAAGTAGTCGCTCTCACAG TTGCGTGACTGTTCAAGTTCAAGGAAGAAATCTGACATCTGGTTCGATTACTCATGGTAGTATGCATCTGGTTGACCTGGCAGGAAGCGAACGAGCTGATAAAACTGGTGCGGTTGGTGACAGGTTGATGGAGGCTCAACATATTAACCATTCCCTATCTGCTTTAGGCGACGTGATAGCCTCTCTTGCCCAAAAGCAATCGCATGTACCTTACAGAAACAGTAAGCTCACGCAACTGCTTAAAGATTCCCTAG GGGATCAGTCAAAGACTCTAATGTTCATTCACATCAGCCCTGAACCCGATGCTCTTGGAGAAACATTTAGCACGTTGAAGTTTGCTGAACGTGTGTCTACTGTCGAGCTTGGTGCTGCTAGAGCAAACAAAGATAGTCCGGATGTCAGAGAACTAAAAGAACAG ATAGCTAATCTTAAAGCAGCCTTGTTTCGGAAAGAGAGTGGATCCATGAATGGATCTGTTACGTCTTCTCCAGCGCCATCTTGGAAAAGTATAGGAGATGTTAGTAAGGGAGAG GGACAGACCGAGTCCCTAGCAGGATCCAGAATGCAAAGCTTTGATGGTGTGGACTTTATGGCTTCTCCCATTAGTGTGGTGTCAACAGAAGATGAAAGAAGCGTCTCTGGGGATTGGATTGATAAGGTTATGGTGAAGAGCCACTTAGGTGAAGATGGCGGTCATTCACCAGATATAGTGTATCAGATTAGTAGACGTGATACTTCCAAGGTATATCCGGAACAGTCTCTGAGCAAAATTGCAACTCTAAGACGAGACAACAGTTCGGGTAGGATTCAATTTGAGGGTGCAGAGGCCAGTGATGAATTAGAATACACAGAAATAGAAGCTAGTGATGAATCAGGTTACCAATGCCAAACAAATGGTGCTAAGCAaaaaggaggaggaggaggaacaAAAGCCAAGAAACCTACTCCAAATCAAAGGCAGATGAAAAGCCCAGAAATAAG GAGCCTGATTCCCCAACCACCAACGAGGAAAGTCGGGAATGGATCTCATTCACcattgaataaaaatggaaagaaacCAGCTACGGTCGATGGGAGGCGAAAGCCGACCTCCACGGGTGGGAAGTGA